Sequence from the Mixophyes fleayi isolate aMixFle1 chromosome 4, aMixFle1.hap1, whole genome shotgun sequence genome:
ctgttgtcTCAACCCTTGCCACATCCagtcccttgcccaatcctgttgtcTCAACCCTTGCCACATCCagtcccttgcccaatcctgttgtcTCAACCCTTGCCACATCCagtcccttgcccaatcctgttgtcTCAACCCTTGCCACATCCagtcccttgcccaatcctgttgtcTCAACCCTTGCCACATCCagtcccttgcccaatcctgttgtcTCAACCCTTGCCACATCCagtcccttgcccaatcctgttgtcTCAACCCTTGCAGCATTGTCAATATTTGCACATTCCGAATCTCAATGTCACCAAGATTATCATGAATGCTTCTGCCCCCTCCTTTCTTGATTAATGCAACCTTTTCCCTTCTGGTCTGCATGACAAATATACATCCCCCGGACGGGAGGGCTATCAATGAATGTTGAAGTGTTTTTTGAAGTGGAAACAATTACCTAGATttaagtatgaaaataatattttttttcacatttacttggttttatataaagaaaatatgctCAAAACCAAGAAATTAAAGAGCTGtttacaaaaaattaaatacaattccCTTGGATTGCCAATGGACAATAAATataagactattattattattgtttatttttaatttgccaCAAAGGGTCTACAGTGATGTACACAGATATCATACAGTAAAATAGTACATGACCTAGCAAGACAATGTAATATAGGCAAAAGAGAAAGCTCGTATCTCTACTAGTATATATCTGATTGTATATTAGTACCTAGACCTTAGCTCTAATTTTCTTCATAACTGAATTATTACTATGTGAGATCCAGcactttgttaaaaaaataatatttccataTTTTCCTAAACATTTTGTATTCTAAATCATCTTCTTTACATGTATCAATTTACTCAAAGCTTCTCTTATTTCCTGGTTCCTCAGGCTATATATTGAAGGATTTAATAGTGGTGTAAACACAGTGTATAGGAGAGAGATAACTTTGTTGAAATTCAACGAGTGTCCAGAAGATGGCACTGTGTATTTAGCAATTAAGGTGCCATAGTATATGGTGACGACTATGATGTGGGAactgcaggtggagaaggctttctgtCTTCCGGTAGTGGTGGAGATCTGCAGGATGGTGAAGACAATTCTGACATAAGTTACAATAATGAACACAAATGGAAAGAGCACAATTGGGATAGAAAACACAATGGTCTCAATTTTAACATGGGAAATGTCTGAGCAAGATGCCTCAAGGAGTGGAGCAAGgtcacagtagatgtggtcaaTGGTATTACACCCACAAAACTGCATGAGATACACTGGAATAACGAACGTCAGAAGAAAACCCAACACCCAAGACCATACAGCAAGGTGGAGACGGAAACTGATGCCCATTATAGTGATATAATGCAATGGCTGGCAGATGGCCAAATATCGATCGTAAGACATCACTGTAAGGAGAAAACATTCTGAAATTGCTGAAAAGCTAGCAAAATAGTATTGTGTAACACAGCTATTGACTGACATGATCTTTCCTTGTCCTACTACGGCACATAGCAAGTTGGGAACCACATTTGTAGATAATAAGATGTCAGATAAGGATAAATGACAGACAAAAAAGAACATTGGAGTGTGAAGATGTTGACTTCTCAAAATTAACCCAGCTATGAGGACATTGCCAGTTATTGTGAAGATGTATGTCACAGAGACTATAACAAAAAGTGTGTATTTTAGAATCAAATAACCCTGAAATCCTACTAAAATAAATTCCGTAATCTTAGTTTGGTTGCAATTATTCATAGTAATAGAAGTTTTCAATTTAGCAGCAGACTGTGGAACAGTTTAATGGTTCAGAAATGTTCTACATCAAATTTTGAGTATGCAAAATAACACTCCATGTGTGACCTTATTATGACTGGGTtgttatgaaaatatttattgtggAAAAACTAGTGACCTGCACACAGTTGTACTGTCATCCAAGTTGGCCCAGCAAACCTCTGAAATACAACAGTCCTCTACAACTGATACTCAGACAGGCTTGTTCCAGAAGAGCCTTGAGCTGTCCTCTGATCTGAGAGAGTATAGTCTGGGTCTGCAGAAAATGTATGTTCTCATCTTGCAACTGGAAAGCTAACCCAATCACAGGAAATGTATATCAGCGTTAAACATTTTAGGAACAGATTCGACTAGGGCCACCAACCTGAAAATATATttccattataattattattacttattttattttttattgatatggtGCTACTAAGGGTCCACAGCGGCATTCAGAGAGCATACAGTAAAAGAGTACATGACAGAGTACAGGACAATGCGACGTAGACAAAACAGTACAATACACAGCAACAAAAAGCCAAACCAACAGCAATGAGGTGCTATGTTGGGTATAACCTCTCACAATAACTTGGTGAAAAAGGCATGAGTAATGGTGAAATAGGGGACAGAAGAGGGAGGAAATAGGCACAAACTGAGCCTGCACCCAGAAAGATGGGCGCTGCAAGCAGGAACAGAGCCACTGATTGAGGGAAGGAGAAAAGACAGAGGTGTGCTGCTAGCATGGGTAATTATAGGAGGACAAGAAAGAAGAAGCCTCTTCTCAtgagagcttataatctataaGTGAGGGGCAGACAAATGACAGTTATACAGAGGGAGTAAATAAGTGTGATGGGGCAGTAGTGGTAGGTTAGGAGGAGAGCTGGCTTTGGTGAAGAAGTGGATTTGGAGCCTGTGTGACACATTATAGAGAGGCATACAGTCTGATTATGAGAGGGATTAAGTTCCAGACATTTGGGGGAGCTTGAAAAATGTCCTGGAGTTAGAAGTGGCATATTGGAGAGGTCAGGAGTGTGGAAGGTGATAAGGTTGGAAATGTATGGGCGGAAAGGATATGGTGAGAGCTCTATGTGTGAGGGTAAGTAGTTTCATCTAGACTCTGTAGATGAAAGGGGccacacggtggcttagtagttagtcCTTCTGCCTCAcaaaactggggtcatgagtttgattcccgaccatggccttatctgtctgtagttaatatgttttccctgtgtttgcgtgggttcctccggatgctctggtttcctcccatattccaaaaacatactagtaggttaattggctgctatcaaattgatcttagcctctctctgtctgtgtgtctgtgtgtctgtgtgtgtgtgtgtgtgtctctgtgtgtatatattagggaatttagactgtaagctccaatggggcagggaccgatgtgagtgagttctctgtgcagctctgtggatttggtggcgctatatagagaGCTGATgatgaaagggagccagtgtagggactgGCAGAGAGAGGAAGCAGATGCCAAGTGGCAGGTAAGACAAAATAAACAAGTAACGATATGGAAGATTCAGTAAAGTCAGGAGAGATGGAAGAAAGGAAGGATATATAGAAGTAGGTTGTATTAGTCTAGGCAAGGaatgatgagagtggatgagggtGGCTGCATCCTTGGTGAGAAAGGATCTGTGAGAGTAGCATGAGTGGGAATGGGATAGAATGTGAGCTGTGAAAGAGAGATAGGAGTTGAAGATATCTCCTATGCTATGGATTTGCAGGACAGAGGAAAGGGTAATTTTGTCAATGGATAAAGTAATGTGGACTGGTGAGAAGACATAGGAGGGTGGCAACATGATGAGTTTACTATTAAACATAATAAGATTAATGAACTGCTGGGACATGCAAGAGGAATTAGTAGAAAGAGAGCTGGATATGCAAGAGTGGAAAGAGAGGGAAAAATGGAAGGGGATGCGTAAATCTTGGTGCTATCAGCATAGGGATGACATTGGAGACCAAAAGAGAGATCATCAAGGGGAAAGAAGTTGGGGGCCAAGAATGGATGCCGACAGGTAGAGGAAGTTGGGGATAGGTGGAGTCATGGGTAAAGACAGATAAAGACCAAATGGAATAGTAGGAGGACAGTATCACGCAGACCAGTGGAGTATAGGTTTTGAAGAAAAAGAGTGTGTTCCACAGTGTGAAAGGTGGAAAGAGGATGAGTGCAGTTTCCTTGGACTAGAAAGGACAAAAGCCAGATTTATGTGGGTCGAGGAGCTTAGAGGTCAAGCGGAGGAGAGAGATAGGACAGCAGTTAGAGAGAAAGTCAAGGTctctagtgtttttttgttttcggTTGGGAGAGAAGAGGACATGCTTGAACAAAGAGTGGAACATGCCTGATAAGAGGAACAAGTTGAACAGTTGGGAAAGGTGGAACTACTGTCCTAGTGTTCTAGGTGTGTTAGTAGGAtgttatgttttaatttatataaatatgcctTATTTTTTAATGAGTAACAGTTGTTTACTGACAATATTGCCAGTCAGGTATAAGCCCTCATACAGATAGGCAGGCATTATGTTGTTCAAATTACGGACCCCAGTATGAGAAGAGTCAGATCCTTTCACTGGAGGATTTAAGAGTCAAAACAAAAGCAGCCAGTGGGGTAAGGGTTATTTTTGCAAAAGTGTCTTAGAGAGATTCACCTAGATTTAAAAATTCATCCAGGTAAATGGTGTAAATTTGTGTTTGAACAAACCTTTTTGCAATAAACTTGCTTTTgaatgtagcagacaaatactgggcagctttatttttcactgttatTTAGAGCTGATATAGGACACTCCCACATCCAAACACTAAATATGTGTGCATATTATGGATTTGTCTCCCCTGCAGCACAGAATAGCTTTGCCGAGATGCAAAATTACATTCTATCTGGATTTATTTCTAACGCTTAGTGAGTTGtatttttctgggctgcacccactttgtggaattccctcccacgcacagtaagactttcctctagtcttcaagcgttcactgaaaacccacctcttcagacaaggttatgatattcctcaaccatcatcttaatttccctagattaccctattaccatcctctacactgctaacacaagacaacaaccctctgaccaacattgcaacacacacagcccactcaatacttttacctttgcgttctagctggtccattgtgcaatatgatgtagcacatgtccttgtgtttctaactcccattgtcctatagactgtaagcttgagagcagggttctcttacctctctgtctgtatgtattacccagtgttgtcttattaatgtttgttcccaattgttaagcgctacggaatttgctggcgctatataaataaatgttgatgatgattgtataaggtctattttgcatatatatcCATAATTGGAAACATTGTTTCTACCCATGGACATCAGTTACTCTGCTTGACATAAGGATCACTGTTCATATAGTTGTCTCTATGAATGTTCACTGCCCAAAATCTATTTCTTACTTTCATTCACTACTGACATTAAAACACATACAATAAAGTAAAACACATTTTGACTACAACTTCATTTGTGGCTGTAAGACAAGTAGATTTGCTCTACAGTAATCACTTATGAATGTTACAGATACTGGGTCCTGCTTCCAAGCTCATTTTCAGTTGGATGAAGACGGTGCATTAAAAGGGTTATCAGTAGTCAGAAAACATTTCTATGTTGTATTAAGTTCAGGTAACACATGTAGATGCAGACATTATTTAACAGTGCATGGAAACCTTTAAAGAACGGAAGATATTATCTGGTCATGAGGATAAAAAGTAACATTTGAACATGTTTAATCTAGGTCagtgatgaagagtacataaataatctattatttatgtttcattttataacatataacagattcagccacaattgaattggaAGATGACTGTGCACATGGAAATCCTCCCCCATTGCAAACATTTGGGTTGTAAATACTTGAACAGGTTTTGAACAGTTGGTCAAATTAACATGGCCGTTGGAGTTTGAGGGAGATGAATAGAGTGTGTTTGGTCTCCCTGCCCCCAGGTCAGAAGGGTCTTCCCCCTCCTCCCACTGcatcacacacagtacattcacacacatacacatacacacaatgacatatatatttatattacaggccATAAGTGTGGTATATGgcatcaaaatctatattttgtgtaaaatattgttacgctgtttattgttctataatataatacaacacactttaaatgaagttatatcttgtTGTGGTTACTTTTGAAGCCTgtcgatttaagggaatataagaatgatgtttcttaggttaatttagaagtacctttgcgaggagttggttgacggtaatagtcatatatataacggtattaaatggtcatacatacatttgccagaatattatggAGATTAAAACCCATAAAGGAGGTAAAAAATCCTTTAACTGTCAGGATGGGACTAGAGTTTATTGGTGGGATGATGGGAACAGTGTCAGATGATAAAGGAGGAAGACTGAGCACCCTAAATGAATGACTA
This genomic interval carries:
- the LOC142150508 gene encoding olfactory receptor 6B1-like, yielding MNNCNQTKITEFILVGFQGYLILKYTLFVIVSVTYIFTITGNVLIAGLILRSQHLHTPMFFFVCHLSLSDILLSTNVVPNLLCAVVGQGKIMSVNSCVTQYYFASFSAISECFLLTVMSYDRYLAICQPLHYITIMGISFRLHLAVWSWVLGFLLTFVIPVYLMQFCGCNTIDHIYCDLAPLLEASCSDISHVKIETIVFSIPIVLFPFVFIIVTYVRIVFTILQISTTTGRQKAFSTCSSHIIVVTIYYGTLIAKYTVPSSGHSLNFNKVISLLYTVFTPLLNPSIYSLRNQEIREALSKLIHVKKMI